In Streptomyces sp. NBC_00569, a single genomic region encodes these proteins:
- a CDS encoding SURF1 family protein gives MYRFLLTPRWWGINVFVVLAIPFCIFMGSWQLGRFEDRVQGHKDASAQSTANEKAAPRPLGSLLPVDQKTSGKRASATGHYGKQLLVPDRELDGRTGFYVVTLLRTEGGAGKALPVVRGWVPGAASAAKAPAAPRGEVTVTGALQASESPGSGGASAAGGLPAGQLGAISAASLVNLVPYDVYDAWVTLDKADSGMTAVPATAPQGSGLDLKAFQNLGYTGEWFVFAGFVVFMWFRLLRREAEFERDAALGLTESDATGTAPDAADAPDAADTPEPASPETARG, from the coding sequence GTGTACCGGTTCCTCCTGACCCCCCGGTGGTGGGGGATCAACGTGTTCGTCGTGCTCGCCATCCCCTTCTGCATCTTCATGGGCTCCTGGCAGCTCGGCCGCTTCGAGGACCGGGTGCAGGGCCACAAGGACGCCTCGGCGCAGTCGACGGCGAACGAGAAGGCCGCGCCCCGGCCGCTCGGCTCCCTGCTGCCCGTGGACCAGAAGACGTCCGGCAAGCGGGCCAGCGCGACCGGGCACTACGGCAAGCAGCTTCTGGTCCCCGACCGTGAACTCGACGGCAGGACCGGCTTCTACGTGGTGACGCTGCTGCGCACGGAGGGGGGCGCCGGCAAGGCGCTGCCCGTCGTACGTGGGTGGGTGCCCGGCGCGGCGAGCGCCGCGAAGGCTCCCGCGGCACCCCGGGGCGAGGTCACCGTCACCGGTGCGCTCCAGGCCTCCGAGAGCCCGGGCTCGGGCGGGGCTTCCGCCGCGGGGGGCCTGCCGGCCGGACAGCTCGGCGCGATCAGCGCGGCGTCCCTGGTGAACCTCGTCCCGTACGACGTCTACGACGCCTGGGTCACGCTCGACAAGGCGGACTCCGGGATGACGGCGGTACCGGCGACGGCGCCGCAGGGCAGCGGCCTCGACCTGAAGGCGTTCCAGAACCTGGGCTACACCGGCGAGTGGTTCGTCTTCGCGGGCTTCGTGGTCTTCATGTGGTTCCGCCTGCTGCGCCGCGAGGCGGAGTTCGAGCGGGACGCCGCGCTGGGACTCACGGAATCCGATGCGACCGGCACGGCCCCGGACGCGGCAGACGCCCCGGACGCGGCAGACACCCCCGAGCCCGCGAGCCCCGAGACCGCACGAGGCTAG
- a CDS encoding SigE family RNA polymerase sigma factor — protein sequence MAEVLDFTAVQARGAALRPPRRPRMSGSSGGMPVIAPMPAARPARIPAQREGAEETMAAGTTVDHLTETYRAHYRSLLGLAALLLDDTASCEDVVQEAFIRVHSARKRVRDPEKTLAYLRQTVVNLSRSALRRRILGLKLLTKPMPDMASAEEGAYDLLERDALKQALRGLQRRQREVLVLRYFADMTEAQVADALGISLGSVKAYGSRGIAALRVAMEAPA from the coding sequence GTGGCAGAGGTACTCGATTTCACAGCGGTTCAGGCGAGGGGTGCAGCCCTTCGCCCGCCCCGGCGTCCCCGGATGTCCGGTTCGTCCGGCGGCATGCCGGTGATCGCCCCCATGCCAGCAGCGCGGCCTGCCCGCATACCCGCTCAGCGCGAAGGCGCTGAGGAGACGATGGCAGCAGGCACCACGGTCGACCATCTGACCGAGACCTATCGCGCCCACTACCGGTCGCTCCTCGGTCTCGCGGCCCTGCTCCTGGACGACACGGCCTCCTGCGAGGACGTCGTGCAGGAGGCGTTCATCCGGGTCCACTCCGCGCGCAAGAGAGTGCGCGATCCCGAGAAGACGCTCGCGTATCTGCGGCAGACGGTCGTGAATCTCTCGCGCTCCGCCCTGCGCCGCCGCATCCTCGGCCTGAAGCTTCTGACGAAGCCGATGCCCGACATGGCGAGCGCGGAGGAGGGCGCGTACGACCTGCTTGAGCGCGACGCGCTGAAGCAGGCGCTGCGCGGGCTCCAGCGCCGCCAGCGCGAGGTCCTCGTCCTGCGCTACTTCGCGGACATGACCGAGGCGCAGGTAGCGGATGCCCTGGGTATCTCCCTCGGTTCCGTGAAGGCGTACGGATCCCGGGGCATAGCGGCGCTCCGCGTCGCCATGGAGGCCCCGGCATGA
- a CDS encoding S9 family peptidase, with the protein MTESNGAPRGAGGGSMPDWEKRFRAPRVSLPDWAEDAPDRSLFVSNATGTYELYAWDRTTGEQRRATDRPNGTTDGLLSPDGQWIWWFSDKDGDEFGVWLRQPFGGGEDVPAVDGLEASYPAGLAIGRDGSTAVVGRSTDEDGTTIHVVRGGGAPQEIYRHRESAGVGDLSHDGSLIAIEHTEHGDAMHAALRVVRPDGTTVAELDDTKGGSQELGLEVLGFAPVDGDTRLLVGHQRRGRWEPMVWDVASGEETDLALYLPGDVSAEWYPDGSALLVAHSFEARSDLWRYEFGSSALTRVETPPGTVSGATARPDGSVEYLWSSAAEPSVVRSTSGGVVLDPPGLKAPASVPVEDVWVEGPGGRIHALVQKPAGATGPLPTVFEVHGGPTWHDSDSFAAGPAAWVDHGYAVVRVNYRGSTGYGREWTDALKHRVGLIELEDVSAVREWAVSSGLADPDRLVLAGGSWGGYLTLLGVGTQPDAWAVGLAAVPVADYVTAYHDEMEALKALDRTLFGGTPEEVPDRFAASSPLTYVDEVKAPVYISAGVNDPRCPIRQIDNYVDRLVARGATHEVYRYDAGHGSLVVEERIKQVRLELDFAARHLS; encoded by the coding sequence ATGACTGAGAGCAACGGGGCCCCTCGCGGGGCGGGCGGCGGATCCATGCCGGACTGGGAGAAGCGCTTCCGTGCGCCGCGGGTGTCCCTGCCCGACTGGGCGGAGGACGCGCCGGACCGCTCGCTGTTCGTGTCGAACGCGACGGGGACGTACGAGCTGTACGCGTGGGACCGGACGACGGGCGAGCAGCGCAGAGCGACGGACCGGCCGAACGGGACGACGGACGGCCTCCTGTCCCCCGACGGCCAGTGGATCTGGTGGTTCAGCGACAAGGACGGGGACGAGTTCGGGGTCTGGCTGCGCCAGCCCTTCGGCGGGGGCGAAGACGTCCCCGCGGTGGACGGGCTCGAAGCCTCGTACCCGGCGGGCCTGGCCATCGGGAGGGACGGCTCGACGGCGGTCGTGGGCCGCTCCACGGACGAGGACGGCACGACGATCCATGTCGTCCGCGGCGGCGGCGCGCCCCAGGAGATCTACCGGCACCGCGAGTCGGCCGGCGTCGGCGACCTCTCGCACGACGGCAGCCTCATCGCCATCGAGCACACGGAGCACGGGGACGCCATGCATGCGGCGCTGCGCGTGGTGCGGCCCGACGGGACGACGGTCGCCGAGCTCGACGACACCAAGGGCGGTTCGCAGGAGCTGGGACTGGAAGTCCTGGGCTTCGCTCCGGTGGACGGGGACACCCGGCTCCTCGTCGGGCATCAGCGGCGCGGGCGCTGGGAGCCGATGGTGTGGGACGTGGCGTCGGGTGAGGAGACCGATCTCGCCCTCTACCTGCCCGGTGACGTCTCCGCCGAGTGGTATCCGGACGGCTCGGCGCTCCTGGTCGCACACAGCTTCGAGGCCCGCAGCGACCTGTGGCGATACGAGTTCGGCTCGAGCGCGCTGACCCGCGTCGAGACGCCGCCGGGCACGGTGTCGGGGGCGACGGCGCGGCCCGACGGCAGTGTGGAGTACCTGTGGTCGTCGGCCGCCGAGCCGTCGGTCGTCCGGTCCACGTCGGGCGGCGTGGTCCTCGATCCGCCCGGGCTCAAGGCGCCGGCGTCCGTGCCGGTGGAGGACGTGTGGGTCGAGGGACCCGGCGGCCGCATCCACGCCCTCGTCCAGAAGCCGGCGGGGGCCACGGGGCCGCTGCCCACCGTGTTCGAGGTGCACGGGGGGCCGACCTGGCACGACAGCGACTCGTTCGCGGCGGGCCCCGCGGCCTGGGTGGATCACGGGTACGCGGTGGTCCGGGTCAACTACCGGGGCTCGACCGGGTACGGGCGCGAGTGGACGGACGCGCTCAAGCACCGCGTCGGCCTCATCGAGCTGGAGGACGTCTCGGCGGTCCGCGAGTGGGCCGTGTCGTCCGGGCTCGCCGACCCGGACCGGCTCGTCCTCGCGGGCGGCTCGTGGGGCGGGTACCTCACGCTCCTCGGCGTCGGCACCCAGCCGGACGCCTGGGCGGTGGGCCTCGCGGCCGTGCCCGTCGCGGACTACGTCACGGCGTACCACGACGAGATGGAGGCCCTCAAGGCGCTGGACCGCACGCTGTTCGGCGGCACCCCGGAAGAGGTCCCCGACCGCTTCGCCGCGTCGTCCCCGCTGACGTACGTGGACGAGGTGAAGGCACCGGTCTACATCTCGGCGGGGGTCAACGACCCGCGGTGCCCGATCCGCCAGATCGACAACTATGTGGACCGGCTCGTGGCGCGCGGCGCCACGCATGAGGTGTACCGGTACGACGCGGGGCACGGTTCGCTCGTCGTGGAGGAGCGGATCAAGCAGGTGCGGCTGGAGCTGGACTTCGCGGCGCGGCATCTGAGCTGA